In Aspergillus luchuensis IFO 4308 DNA, chromosome 1, nearly complete sequence, the following are encoded in one genomic region:
- a CDS encoding zinc-binding alcohol dehydrogenase family protein (COG:C;~EggNog:ENOG410PM5N;~InterPro:IPR011032,IPR020843,IPR013154,IPR036291;~PFAM:PF08240;~go_function: GO:0016491 - oxidoreductase activity [Evidence IEA];~go_process: GO:0055114 - oxidation-reduction process [Evidence IEA]) → MKEIINLPGPSTKLIDSPIPSINDDQVLIKVVVSGSNPKDWKVAELANDPNSFLYSRYEHVREGVNQGDDIAGVVEKVGKNVVEFKEGDRVAAFHEMLKPGGSYAEYAVAWAHTTFHLPESVFFEEAATIPLAALTAVISLHHHHALPTPWSPPSATTNPTPFVIYGGSTAVGSFAIKLLRASNIHPIIAIAGSGSPYVQSLLDPSKGDTVIDYRPGTDSTIASIKSLNLNIKNALDTIVDATSAHVLTQVVTPGGQVDHVLPRDPNDLPGLLSTNTWVNAAHEKANGVDDCRDLCYVFCRWFSRALKDGRFKGHPWQVREGGLEGVKGAMKDLMDGKASAVKYVFRVAETPGL, encoded by the exons ATGAAGGAAATCATCAACCTCCCCGGCCCGAGCACCAAGCTCATCGACTCGCCCATCCCCAGCATCAACGATGACCAAGTCCTGATCAAGGTCGTCGTATCCGGCTCCAACCCCAAGGACTGGAAGGTCGCCGAATTGGCCAATGACCCGAACAGCTTCCTCTACTCCCGGTATGAGCATGTACGTGAAGGCGTGAACCAGGGCGATGATATCGCCGGTGTGGTTGAGAAGGTGGGAAAGAACGTGGTGGAATTCAAG GAGGGCGACCGTGTCGCCGCATTCCACGAGATGCTGAAGCCCGGTGGTTCATACGCCGAGTACGCCGTGGCCTGGGCACACACCACCTTTCACCTGCCGGAGAGCGTTTTCTTCGAGG AAGCTGCAACCATCCCCCTCGCAGCCCTAACAGCCGTaatctccctccaccaccaccacgcccTGCCCACCCCATGGTCCCCACCCAGCGCCACGACCAACCCCACCCCCTTCGTCATCTACGGCGGCAGCACAGCCGTGGGCTCCTTCGCCATCAAGCTCCTCCGCGCCAGCAACATTCACCCGATCATCGCCATCGCGGGCAGCGGGTCCCCGTACGTGCAATCCCTACTCGACCCCAGCAAAGGCGACACGGTAATCGACTACCGCCCAGGCACCGACTCCACCATCGCCTCCATCAAATCCCTGAACCTGAACATCAAGAACGCCCTCGACACCATCGTTGACGCTACCAGCGCACACGTCCTCACTCAGGTAGTCACGCCCGGAGGACAAGTGGACCATGTCCTCCCCCGGGATCCCAATGATCTGCCCGGGTTGTTGTCGACGAATACGTGGGTGAATGCGGCGCATGAGAAGGCCAACGGGGTGGATGATTGTCGGGATCTGTGTTACGTGTTTTGTCGGTGGTTTAGTCGTGCGTTGAAGGATGGGCGGTTCAAGGGTCATCCGTGGCAGGTTAGGGagggtgggttggagggcGTGAAGGGCGCGATGAAGGAtttgatggatgggaaggcGAGTGCTGTGAAGTATGTTTTTAGGGTTGCGGAGACGCCGGGCCTGTAA
- the POX1 gene encoding fatty-acyl coenzyme A oxidase (COG:I;~EggNog:ENOG410PGSV;~InterPro:IPR006091,IPR029320,IPR012258,IPR002655, IPR037069,IPR009100,IPR036250;~PFAM:PF02770,PF01756,PF14749;~go_component: GO:0005777 - peroxisome [Evidence IEA];~go_function: GO:0003997 - acyl-CoA oxidase activity [Evidence IEA];~go_function: GO:0016627 - oxidoreductase activity, acting on the CH-CH group of donors [Evidence IEA];~go_function: GO:0050660 - flavin adenine dinucleotide binding [Evidence IEA];~go_function: GO:0071949 - FAD binding [Evidence IEA];~go_process: GO:0006631 - fatty acid metabolic process [Evidence IEA];~go_process: GO:0006635 - fatty acid beta-oxidation [Evidence IEA];~go_process: GO:0055114 - oxidation-reduction process [Evidence IEA]), translated as MPSSPPDWVKALKPADPQGSQLLQHERDQSNVAVDKLAELLHTKEALVRQEHLLSILQAEKVFDKSQNHTQGRTERIQRSLAKAKRLQQLSVEHKWSQEELHAANELLGEPTPYGLHASMFLVTLREQGTPEQHKLFLEPAQNYQILGCYAQTELGHGSNVRGLETTATWNPEDKTFTIHSPTLTASKWWIGSLGRTANHAVVMAQLFIGGKNYGPHPFVVQIRDMNTHQPLENVYVGDIGPKFGYNTMDNGFLLFNKVKIPHINMLARFSRINKDTNEYMRPASPSLIYGTLTWVRSNIVLQAGGVLARGVTIATRYCAVRRQFQDRDATGNVGENQVLNYKMVQVRLLPLLASMYALHFTGRGMMRLYQENQNRMKAAAQAAQEKRGAGPEELRAGADLLADLHATSCGLKALASTTAGEGLEVCRRACGGHGYSSYSGIGPWYSDYLPTLTWEGDNYMLTQQVARYLLKSARAVLAGKASNNDTSRILQAYLSRRDKGASFDILGNDSDIVAAFAWRTAHLTFEALKHRDAEKRSWNSLLVDFWRLSTAHSQYLVVKNFYEAVTSPQVTGALDPETAGILHKLFRLYALHTLEREASEFFSSSAVTVRQIGLTQTNAVMKLLDEIRPHAVRLVDSWKIPDWQLDSSLGKYDGEVYPDLFRRASQENPVNDLVFDPYPWNAAVLKNERPSKL; from the exons atgccatcttcaccaccggATTGGGTCAAGGCTCTGAAGCCGGCCGACCCGCAGGGCTCGCAACTTCTGCAGCACGAGCGCGATCAGTCCAATGTCGCTGTTGACAAATTGGCTGAATTGCTGCACACCAAGGAGGCTTTGGTTCGTCAAGAGCACCTGCTGTCTATCCTGCAGGCGGAAAAAGTTTTCGACAAGTCACAGAATCACACGCAGGGCCGGACAGAGCGGATCCAGCGGTCCCTAGCCAAAGCCAAGCGCCTGCAGCAGTTGTCGGTGGAACACAAATGGTCGCAGGAGGAGCTACATGCTGCCAATGAACTGCTTGGAGAGCCCACTCCTTATGGATTGCATGCATCCATGTTTTTG GTCACCTTGCGGGAACAAGGTACCCCCGAGCAACACAAACTCTTCCTCGAGCCGGCACAGAACTATCAAATACTGGGATGCTATGCACAGACGGAATTGGGCCACGGTTCGAATGTGCGTGGACTGGAGACCACCGCCACCTGGAACCCCGAGGACAAGACCTTCACTATCCATTCTCCCACCTTGACAGCTTCCAAGTGGTGGATCGGATCCCTGGGTCGCACTGCCAACCACGCTGTGGTCATGGCGCAGCTTTTCATCGGCGGCAAGAACTACGGCCCGCATCCATTTGTGGTCCAGATTCGTGACATGAACACGCATCAACCCTTGGAGAACGTCTACGTGGGAGACATCGGTCCGAAGTTCGGTTACAA CACTATGGACAATGGTTTCCTCCTGTTCAACAAGGTCAAGATCCCTCATATCAACATGCTGGCCCGCTTCTCGCGCATTAACAAGGACACCAACGAGTACATGCGTCCTGCGTCGCCGTCTCTTATCTATGGTACTCTGACCTGGGTGCGCTCCAACATCGTGCTGCAGGCCGGTGGTGTCCTGGCACGGGGTGTGACCATTGCCACCCGCTACTGCGCCGTGCGGAGGCAGTTCCAGGACCGTGATGCCACCGGCAATGTGGGCGAGAACCAGGTGCTGAACTACAAGATGGTGCAGGTCCGGCTGTTGCCCCTGCTGGCATCTATGTATGCCCTGCACTTCACCGGACGCGGAATGATGCGGCTCTACCAAGAGAACCAGAACCGTATGAAGGCAGCCGCCCAGGCCGCACAGGAGAAGCGGGGTGCTGGTCCGGAGGAACTGCGGGCTGGTGCCGATCTCTTGGCTGATCTGCATGCTACCTCGTGTGGTCTCAAAGCCTTGGCCAGTACGACGGCAGGTGAAGGTCTCGAAGTGTGCCGTCGTGCCTGTGGTGGACACGGTTACAGCAGCTACAGCGGCATTGGACCGTGGTACTCGGACTACCTGCCCACGCTCACCTGGGAGGGTGACAACTACATGCTGACACAGCAGGTGGCGAGATAC CTTCTGAAATCTGCCCGCGCTGTCCTTGCCGGCAAGGCATCCAACAATGACACATCCCGCATTCTGCAGGCATACCTCTCGCGCCGCGACAAGGGTGCCTCTTTCGATATCCTCGGCAATGACAGTGACATTGTGGCTGCCTTTGCCTGGCGGACGGCTCACCTCACATTCGAGGCGCTGAAGCACCGCGATGCTGAGAAGCGGTCCTGGAACAGCCTGCTGGTCGACTTCTGGCGCCTGTCCACGGCTCACTCGCAGTACCTGGTGGTGAAGAACTTCTACGAGGCGGTGACGTCTCCCCAGGTTACCGGGGCATTGGACCCCGAGACCGCGGGCATCCTGCACAAGCTGTTCCGTCTGTATGCCCTGCACACACTGGAGCGTGAGGCATCCGAGTTCTTCTCGTCTAGCGCGGTGACAGTGCGACAGATCGGCCTGACGCAGACCAATGCGGTGATGAAGCTGCTGGATGAGATCCGCCCGCATGCGGTGCGCCTGGTAGACTCGTGGAAGATCCCCGACTGGCAGCTGGACAGCAGTCTGGGCAAGTACGATGGTGAAGTGTACCCAGACTTGTTCCGGCGGGCCAGCCAGGAGAACCCGGTCAATGATCTGGTGTTCGATCCGTACCCGTGGAATGCGGCGGTGCTGAAGAACGAGCGGCCAAGCAAGCTTTGA
- a CDS encoding NADH:flavin oxidoreductase/NADH oxidase (COG:C;~EggNog:ENOG410Q2DB;~InterPro:IPR044152,IPR001155,IPR013785;~PFAM:PF00724;~go_function: GO:0003824 - catalytic activity [Evidence IEA];~go_function: GO:0003959 - NADPH dehydrogenase activity [Evidence IEA];~go_function: GO:0010181 - FMN binding [Evidence IEA];~go_function: GO:0016491 - oxidoreductase activity [Evidence IEA];~go_function: GO:0050661 - NADP binding [Evidence IEA];~go_process: GO:0055114 - oxidation-reduction process [Evidence IEA]): MTVTTDLVNHPAQGISYFTPAQNPPAGTAANPQTSGKPVPKLFHPLTIRGVTFQNRLGLAPLCQYSAQDGHMTPYHIAHLGGIAQRGPGLMMIEATAVQFEGRITPQDVGLWKDSQIGPMRQVVEFAHSQSQKIGVQLAHAGRKASTVAPWISATAMATEELGGWPDRVIGPSDIPFADSFPKPKAMTKDDIVQFKNDWAAAVKRAVEVGVDFIEIHGAHGYLISSFLSPAANNRTDEYGGSFENRIRLPLEIAQITRDIVGPNMPVFLRVSASDWLEETLPEQSWGTEDTVKFAKALADQGAIDLIDISTGGVHAAQKVKSGPLFQAPFAVAVKQAVGDKLLVSAVGAITNGRQANDLLEKEGLDVALVGRGFQKDPGLTWTFAQHLDTEISMASQIRWGFTRRGGREFIDPSVYKPSIFDA, encoded by the exons ATGACCGTCACCACCGATCTCGTCAACCACCCTGCTCAGGGTATCTCCTACTTCACTCCCGCCCAGAACCCCCCCGCCGGTACCGCCGCCAACCCGCAAACCAGCGGCAAGCCGGTCCCGAAGCTCTTCCACCCGCTCACCATCCGCGGCGTCACTTTCCAGAACCGCCTTGGT CTCGCTCCTCTCTGCCAATACTCCGCCCAAGATGGCCACATGACCCCCTACCACATCGCCCACCTGGGCGGTATCGCCCAGCGCGGTCCCGGTCTCATGATGATTGAAGCCACCGCCGTGCAGTTCGAAGGCCGCATCACACCCCAGGACGTCGGTCTGTGGAAGGACTCTCAGATCGGCCCCATGCGCCAAGTCGTCGAATTCGCCCACTCCCAGAGCCAGAAGATTGGTGTTCAGCTCGCCCACGCCGGTCGCAAGGCCAGCACCGTCGCCCCCTGGATCTCCGCTACCGCCATGGCTACTGAGGAGCTCGGCGGCTGGCCCGACCGTGTTATTGGCCCCAGCGATATCCCCTTCGCTGACTCTTTCCCCAAGCCCAAGGCTATGACCAAGGACGATATCGTGCAGTTCAAGAACGActgggctgctgctgtgaaGCGTGCTGTTGAGGTCGGCGTTGACTTCATCGAAATTCACGGTGCTCACGGTTAcctcatctcttctttcctgtcGCCTGCTGCCAACAACCGTACCGACGAGTACGGCGGTTCCTTCGAGAACCGTATCCGTCTGCCTCTTGAGATCGCCCAGATCACTCGCGACATCGTCGGCCCTAACATGCCTGTCTTCCTCCGTGTCTCCGCTTCCGACTGGCTCGAGGAGACTCTCCCCGAGCAGAGCTGGGGTACCGAGGACACTGTCAAGTTCGCCAAGGCGCTGGCTGACCAGGGCGCTATTGATCTGATTGATATCAGTACCGGTGGTGTTCACGCCGCTCAGAAGGTCAAGTCTGGCCCGCTGTTCCAGGCACCTTTCGCTGTGGCTGTTAAGCAGGCTGTCGGCGATAAGCTGTTGGTGTCGGCTGTCGGTGCTATCACCAACGGTCGCCAGGCTAATGACCTGCTTGAGAAGGAGGGTCTGGATGTCGCTCTGGTCGGTCGTGGGTTCCAGAAGGACCCCGGTTTGACCTGGACTTTCGCCCAGCACCTCGACACTGAGATCTCCATGGCGAGCCAGATCCGTTGGGGATTCACTCGTCGCGGTGGTCGCGAGTTTATTGATCCTAGCGTTTACAAGCCTTCGATTTTTGATGCTTAG
- a CDS encoding alpha-hydroxy acid oxidase (COG:C;~EggNog:ENOG410PKHE;~InterPro:IPR012133,IPR037396,IPR008259,IPR013785, IPR000262;~PFAM:PF01070;~go_function: GO:0003824 - catalytic activity [Evidence IEA];~go_function: GO:0010181 - FMN binding [Evidence IEA];~go_function: GO:0016491 - oxidoreductase activity [Evidence IEA];~go_process: GO:0055114 - oxidation-reduction process [Evidence IEA]), with protein sequence MAHRGETFHKDVSCIADLKAIGSKKLPKMVRDYYNEGAMDLITLRDNEAAFDRYRIRPRVLVNVANIDTSTEILGTKVSLPFGFSPAAAHKLAHPEGELATSRAAAKYGICMGLSSYSTTSMEDVASQGCGNPYAMQMCVLKDRSLTLQLLERAEKAGYKALFLSVDVPVLGKRLNEYRNDYQLPQDMEYPNILSNGSDTSDRTDYDASLDWDSAIPWLRKHTKLQIWLKGIYAPEDVELAIQHKVDGVIVSNHGGRQLDGAPATLDALRDCAPVAKGRIPIAIDGGIRRGSDIFKALALGADYCFMGRIPIWGLAYDGQQGVELAIRILRQELMITMALAGCRSISEIQRRHLCVLQPDGVLSKL encoded by the exons ATGGCTCATCGCGGAGAGACATTCCACAAGGATGTCAGCTGTATCGCCGACCTGAAGGCGATTGGAAGCAAGAAGCTCCCAAAGATGGTCAGAG ATTACTACAATGAAGGTGCCATGGACCTAATAAC ACTACGCGACAACGAAGCCGCATTTGACAGATACAGAATCCGCCCACGGGTCCTGGTAAACGTGGCTAACATCGACACCAGCACAGAGATACTCGGGACTAAG GTATCCCTTCCCTTCGGCTTCAGCCCAGCAGCGGCGCACAAACTCGCCCATCCCGAAGGAGAGCTCGCAACCTCTCGTGCCGCCGCGAAATACGGTATTTGTATGGGCCTGTCCTCATACTCGACCACCTCGATGGAAGATGTCGCCAGTCAAGGCTGCGGGAATCCATATGCGATGCAGATGTGCGTGCTCAAGGATCGGTCACTCACATTGCAGTTACTGGAACGAGCAGAAAAGGCGGGCTACAAAGCGTTGTTCTTGTCGGTGGACGTTCCTGTTCTTGGGAAGCGACTGAATGAATATCGCAACGACTACCAGCTACCGCAAGATATGGAATATCCCAATATTCTCAGTAATGGCAGCGATACCTCCGATCGCACAGATTATG ATGCTAGTCTTGACTGGGATAGCGCGATCCCCTGGCTGAGGAAACATACCAAGCTTCAGATCTGGTTGAAAGGCA TCTATGCCCCCGAGGATGTTGAACTGGCAATACAACACAAGGTTGATGGGGTTATTGTTTCCAACCATGGTGGTCGCCAACTAGACGGTGCCCCGGCCACGTTGGATGCACTGCGCGACTGCGCGCCCGTTGCAAAGGGCCGTATCCCGATCGCAATCGATGGTGGAATCCGCCGGGGGTCAGATATCTTCAAGGCCCTGGCTCTGGGGGCAGACTACTGTTTCATGGGACGGATTCCCATTTGGGGACTTGCT TATGATGGCCAGCAAGGAGTGGAGCTTGCTATTCGGATATTGCGCCAGGAGCTGATGATCACGATGGCTCTCGCTGG ATGTCGGTCGATTTCTGAAATCCAGAGAAGGCATTTATGCGTTCTCCAGCCGGACGGTGTGCTCTCCAAACTGTGA
- a CDS encoding isopenicillin N synthase family dioxygenase (COG:Q;~EggNog:ENOG410PIRX;~InterPro:IPR026992,IPR027443,IPR005123;~PFAM:PF03171,PF14226;~go_function: GO:0016491 - oxidoreductase activity [Evidence IEA];~go_process: GO:0055114 - oxidation-reduction process [Evidence IEA]), whose amino-acid sequence MVTAPPIIDFEPFYTGDAEKKAELVRQVRHACERHGFFQLINHRVPLDIQEAILQQARDLFSLPVEVKQKYSREIEPVNLGYEGLRSQKFEKEGPGDLKESYYLSQDLSPGHPYTGRFSQGSNKYPDEIRDPGSFRRTVKDYHAVMSDLGLKIFQVLAQTLDLDVNWFNGFCHDSANIIRLVRYPPQETDGQERGIGAHTDFGGLTILLQDDKGGLQVWDREASEWADAEPVPGAFVVNLGNMLMRWTNDRYISNLHRVINRSGQERYSVPYFISGNLDYVVECIPSCKAETEEAKYPPITVEEWMLARYADTYGGGQKGAGELSQDAVRASS is encoded by the exons ATGGTTACTGCACCTCCCATTATCGACTTTGAGC CATTCTACACCGGTGATGCCGAGAAAAAGGCAGAGCTAGTGCGGCAAGTCCGTCACGCGTGTGAGAGACATGGATTCTTTCAACTCATCAACCATCGAGTCCCGCTCGATATCCAAGAGGCTATACTTCAGCAGGCCCGGGACCTATTCAGCTTACCAGTTGAAGTGAAGCAGAAGTACAGTCGAG AGATTGAGCCCGTTAATCTGGGATACGAAGGTCTTCGCTCGCAGAAATTCGAGAAAGAAGGTCCTGGTGATCTTAAAGAGAGTTATTATCTATCGCAAGATCTGTCGCCAGGGCATCCCTACACCGGAAGATTCTCTCAAGGGTCAAATAAATACCCCGATGAGATCCGAGATCCTGGATCATTCCGGCGTACGGTGAAAGACTACCACGCGGTGATGTCCGATCTGGGACTCAAGATATTCCAGGTGTTGGCTCAAACGCTCGACTTGGATGTGAACTGGTTCAATGGGTTTTGCCACGATTCGGCCAATATTATACGCTTAGTGCGGTATCCTCCCCAGGAAACGGATGGTCAGGAACGAG GCATTGGGGCTCACACCGATTTTGGAGGCCTTACCAtcctgctgcaggatgacaAAGGGGGTCTGCAAGTGTGGGACCGCGAGGCATCCGAATGGGCGGATGCCGAGCCTGTTCCAGGGGCATTTGTGGTGAACCTAGGCAATATGTTGATGCGCTGGACCAACGATCGCTACATATCCAACTTGCATCGGGTTATCAATAGAAGCGGGCAAGAACGATACAGCGTGCCATATTTTATCTCCGGGAATCTGGATTACGTGGTGGAGTGCATTCCCAGCTGCAAggcggagacggaggaggcaaAGTACCCGCCGATAACagtggaggagtggatgTTGGCGCGATATGCGGACACATACGGAGGCGGGCAAAAGGGAGCAGGTGAACTGTCGCAGGATGCAGTCCGCGCGAGCAGCTGA
- a CDS encoding uncharacterized protein (COG:S;~EggNog:ENOG410PUC2;~InterPro:IPR036291,IPR016040;~PFAM:PF13460;~SMCOG1010:NAD-dependent epimerase/dehydratase;~antiSMASH:Cluster_1.20), translated as MAKIFLTGASGYIGGDVLYALKSALPACQYTVLLRDEAKAQKLSQAYPDVQIVLGDLDASSTLEQQAREADIVIHTASSNHVKSAEAIARGLTAVERPRPGHWLQISGASVLSIPDIVASAFGEPSDKVYSDVDGADELRGLIQQYSAKRVVDNLILSLTPAANRPKTALIFPPIIYGRGRGPVNQRSIQIPELARVTMQRRGGIKVGKGEATWSNIHISDVSSIFVKLAEKALRGEEGDLWNENGLYFPGTGAITFGSISAQVAQEVKKLGLADSESVTEISHEEADSLTPHGGVLWGTNAQQVAQRAAKHLGWVPEGRTLEDEIPHTVLAEAQRLGLK; from the exons ATGGCGAAAATCTTTCT CACAGGAGCCTCAGGCTATATCGGAGGGGATGTGCTCTATGCGCTGAAATCAGCCCTTCCAGCCTGCCAGTATACAGTCCTGCTGAGGGACGAGGCAAAGGCGCAGAAACTCTCTCAAGCATACCCTGATGTGCAAATAGTCCTGGGAGACTTGGATGCTTCTTCTACTTTGGAACAGCAGGCACGGGAAGCGGACATTGTCATCC ACACCGCAAGCTCAAACCATGTCAAGAGCGCTGAGGCCATCGCTCGTGGATTGACCGCAGTGGAAAGACCTAGGCCAG GTCACTGGCTTCAGATATCAGGCGCAAGTGTCCTTTCTATTCCCGACATTGTAGCCAGCGCCTTTGGAGAACCTTCCGACAAGGTCTACAGCGACGTCGATGGAGCCGATGAACTGCGGGGGCTCATCCAACAATACTCTGCAAAGCGCGTGGTCGACAATTTGATCCTCAGCCTCACCCCTGCCGCCAATCGTCCGAAAACCGCATTGATCTTCCCTCCTATCATTTATGGTCGGGGTAGAGGGCCGGTTAACCAGCGGAGCATACAAATTCCGGAGCTAGCAAGAGTGACGATGCAACGACGGGGCGGGATTAAGGTGGGTAAAGGAGAAGCCACATGGAGTAATATACACATCTCGGATGTTAGCAGCATCTTTGTGAAGCTGGCTGAGAAGGCTTTACGGGGCGAGGAAGGGGACTTGTGGAATGAGAACGGGCTCTACTTCCCGGGTACTGGGGCTATC ACATTCGGTTCTATCTCAGCGCAAGTGGCGcaagaagtgaagaagctCGGCCTTGCTGATTCCGAATCGGTGACTGAGATCAGTCATGAAGAGGCCGATTCGCTCACTCCTCATGGCGGAGTGTTATGGGGGACCAATGCCCAGCAGGTAGCCCAGCGAGCGGCCAAGCACCTGGGATGGGTCCCCGAGGGGAGGAcattggaggatgagattcCACACACCGTTCTTGCCGAGGCACAGAGACTTGGACTGAAATAG